Proteins co-encoded in one Acinetobacter lwoffii genomic window:
- the era gene encoding GTPase Era encodes MTTHSDHIDADHESHSDSHDLISQFFSAQGTEIPSDYRSGFVAIVGRPNVGKSTLMNHILGQKLSITSRKPQTTRHKIVGIDSREKSQAVFVDTPGMHKKEVRAINKMMNRAAHSALRDVNLVLFVVDAQKWTPNDDLVLEKLKNAEMPVILVINKLDTFENKNEALPLIREREKLMNFAEIVPVSALRGANLEHLRDTIAKYLPFQPPLYSLDQLTDRSERFLASEIIREKIMRQLGEELPYDLTVQIESFKTEEPVLNEKTGRMKAACTYIDATIFVDRPSQKAIVIGEKGVKLKKIGMDARLDMEKMFEQKIMLTLWVKVKGGWSDDERALKSLGYSDI; translated from the coding sequence ATGACTACTCATTCCGATCACATTGATGCTGATCACGAGTCGCACAGCGACAGTCACGACCTTATTAGTCAATTTTTTAGTGCACAAGGCACCGAAATCCCATCAGATTATCGTAGTGGTTTTGTGGCCATTGTCGGTCGCCCGAATGTGGGTAAATCTACCTTAATGAACCATATTCTGGGTCAGAAGCTTTCAATTACTTCACGTAAACCGCAAACCACACGTCATAAAATCGTGGGGATTGATTCACGTGAAAAATCTCAGGCTGTATTTGTCGATACACCGGGGATGCATAAAAAAGAAGTCCGTGCCATCAATAAAATGATGAACCGTGCGGCACATTCGGCTTTGCGTGATGTGAACCTGGTTTTATTCGTGGTGGATGCACAAAAGTGGACGCCAAACGATGATCTGGTTCTGGAAAAGCTAAAAAATGCTGAAATGCCAGTGATTCTAGTGATCAACAAGCTGGATACTTTTGAAAACAAGAATGAAGCTCTGCCGCTGATTCGTGAACGGGAAAAGCTGATGAACTTTGCGGAAATCGTACCGGTATCTGCACTTCGTGGTGCCAATCTTGAACATTTACGTGACACGATTGCCAAGTATCTTCCGTTCCAGCCACCACTGTATTCACTGGATCAACTGACCGATCGTTCAGAGCGTTTCCTGGCGTCTGAAATTATCCGTGAAAAGATCATGCGTCAGCTGGGTGAAGAGCTTCCATACGATTTGACCGTTCAGATCGAATCCTTCAAAACTGAAGAGCCGGTCTTGAATGAAAAAACCGGTCGTATGAAAGCAGCCTGTACCTATATTGATGCCACGATTTTTGTCGATCGTCCGAGCCAAAAAGCCATTGTGATTGGCGAAAAAGGTGTCAAACTGAAAAAAATCGGTATGGATGCGCGTCTCGACATGGAAAAAATGTTCGAGCAAAAAATAATGCTAACCCTTTGGGTGAAAGTCAAAGGTGGCTGGTCTGATGATGAGCGTGCATTAAAAAGCTTAGGTTATAGTGATATCTAA
- a CDS encoding NF038104 family lipoprotein codes for MIKVLAVVVCVLFLQGCIHKVVTVPVKVAYKTTKVAVKGTAAVVGAVIPDGDDEEDDKKSKKDKD; via the coding sequence ATGATAAAAGTGTTGGCAGTGGTTGTATGTGTTTTATTCCTGCAAGGCTGTATTCATAAAGTGGTCACGGTTCCTGTCAAGGTGGCTTATAAAACCACAAAAGTCGCAGTCAAAGGTACTGCGGCTGTTGTGGGTGCAGTGATCCCGGATGGGGATGACGAAGAAGATGATAAAAAATCAAAAAAAGATAAGGATTAA
- the recO gene encoding DNA repair protein RecO: MRNEVLHGYLIHHRKYRERSHIVHLFTQEYGRVDGILRQMPPPQYQPIRLQASGKSELKNFTKLEIVNQPIFFFGDAFFSGFYLNEILLRLCPLEVEMPQTFAKYAETLTALQQLSAQSNPNLYLKQILRQFEHVLLEELGYGLDFSVDANQAQIDPLQHYYFQLNAGFMPSAKALRFTMSGQQILSMLTHENGGDFNPEQLQLLTKLYRQVITALLGDRPLKSRQLWIQNSQSQS, from the coding sequence ATGCGTAACGAAGTACTGCATGGCTATTTGATTCATCATCGTAAGTACCGTGAACGCAGTCATATTGTGCATTTATTCACCCAGGAATATGGCAGGGTAGATGGTATTCTCAGGCAAATGCCACCACCGCAGTATCAGCCCATTCGTTTGCAAGCTTCAGGTAAATCCGAACTTAAAAACTTTACTAAACTGGAAATTGTCAATCAGCCGATTTTCTTTTTTGGCGATGCTTTTTTCTCGGGTTTTTATTTGAATGAAATCCTGTTGCGGCTATGTCCTTTAGAAGTCGAAATGCCGCAAACTTTTGCCAAATATGCTGAGACCTTGACTGCATTGCAGCAGTTATCCGCACAATCCAATCCAAATTTATATTTAAAACAGATCTTGCGCCAGTTTGAGCATGTTTTGTTGGAAGAACTCGGTTATGGTCTGGATTTTTCGGTAGATGCCAATCAGGCGCAGATTGATCCATTACAGCACTATTATTTTCAGCTCAATGCCGGCTTTATGCCTTCGGCCAAAGCCTTACGCTTCACCATGTCTGGTCAACAGATTTTAAGCATGTTGACGCATGAAAATGGTGGGGATTTTAATCCGGAACAGTTACAATTACTGACGAAACTGTATCGACAGGTGATTACGGCCTTGCTCGGTGATCGACCATTAAAAAGTCGACAACTTTGGATTCAAAACTCTCAATCTCAATCGTAG
- the pdxJ gene encoding pyridoxine 5'-phosphate synthase, whose protein sequence is MAALLGVNIDHVATLRQARGTTYPDPVNAALICEQAGAEGITLHLREDRRHIQDDDVRRMRPALKTRMNLELAVTDEMIAFAKEIKPQHVCFVPEKRQEVTTEGGLDVVGNFDAVKAATQELEAIGCDVSLFIDADFAQIDAAVACGAPTIEIHTGAYADAETPEAQQAELERIVKGAEYAASKGLVVNAGHGLNLDNVTLIAAIPQIHELNIGHSLIADAVFVGLAQAVQQMKAVIKSAR, encoded by the coding sequence ATGGCTGCATTACTTGGTGTCAATATTGACCATGTCGCAACATTAAGACAAGCACGTGGTACGACGTACCCAGACCCAGTCAATGCTGCATTGATCTGCGAACAGGCAGGGGCAGAAGGCATTACCTTGCACTTGCGTGAAGACCGTCGTCACATTCAGGATGACGATGTGCGTCGTATGCGTCCTGCGTTAAAAACCCGTATGAACCTTGAGTTGGCGGTAACAGATGAAATGATCGCCTTTGCCAAGGAAATCAAGCCACAGCATGTCTGCTTTGTTCCTGAAAAACGTCAGGAAGTGACCACTGAAGGTGGTCTGGATGTCGTGGGTAATTTTGATGCTGTAAAAGCCGCGACTCAAGAGCTGGAAGCCATTGGTTGTGATGTATCTTTATTTATTGATGCCGATTTTGCACAAATTGATGCAGCAGTTGCTTGTGGTGCACCGACGATTGAGATTCACACAGGCGCCTATGCCGATGCAGAAACTCCAGAAGCGCAACAAGCGGAACTGGAACGCATTGTGAAAGGTGCTGAATATGCTGCATCTAAAGGTTTGGTGGTAAATGCGGGCCATGGCTTAAATTTGGATAACGTGACGCTGATTGCTGCGATTCCACAGATTCATGAGCTCAATATCGGTCATTCTTTAATTGCGGATGCGGTATTTGTTGGTCTGGCACAAGCGGTTCAGCAAATGAAAGCCGTGATTAAGTCAGCGCGTTAA
- the miaE gene encoding tRNA-(ms[2]io[6]A)-hydroxylase, which translates to MSNINYDELMQPVIAFLGCETPQAWLDMAVENLEILMQDHANCEKKAASTAMNLMFRYSYFVDLQVKLAQLVREEMLHYEQVLELMNKRGQAWQNLSAGRYAGGLRKEIRTFEPEALIDVLVIGAFVEARSCERFYALASRVDDELARYYRYLLKSESRHFEDYLALAMDVATTAKLKNPKEGIQERILHIREVEKQLILAPDETFRFHSGVPAQAA; encoded by the coding sequence ATGTCGAATATTAATTATGATGAACTGATGCAGCCGGTGATTGCTTTCCTCGGTTGTGAAACACCGCAAGCATGGCTGGATATGGCGGTCGAAAATCTTGAAATCTTGATGCAAGATCATGCCAACTGTGAAAAAAAAGCAGCCAGCACGGCCATGAACCTGATGTTTCGCTATAGCTATTTTGTTGATCTACAGGTGAAGCTTGCACAGCTGGTGCGTGAAGAAATGCTGCATTATGAGCAAGTACTTGAATTGATGAACAAGCGCGGTCAGGCTTGGCAGAACTTGAGTGCAGGGCGTTATGCTGGTGGTTTGCGTAAGGAAATCCGCACTTTTGAGCCTGAAGCCTTGATTGATGTCTTGGTGATTGGTGCCTTTGTGGAAGCGCGTTCCTGTGAGCGTTTCTACGCGCTTGCTTCGCGTGTTGATGATGAGTTGGCACGTTACTACCGTTACCTGCTCAAATCCGAATCTCGCCATTTTGAAGACTATTTGGCTTTGGCAATGGATGTGGCAACCACAGCAAAACTGAAAAATCCGAAAGAGGGTATTCAGGAGCGAATCTTACATATTCGTGAAGTTGAAAAACAGCTAATTCTCGCGCCTGATGAAACTTTCCGTTTTCATAGCGGTGTTCCGGCTCAAGCGGCTTAA
- a CDS encoding PaaI family thioesterase — MNPKEMSGLALLEAMRDEKIPAPSISETMSMQPAVIKSGHVEFKVKADHRHLNPLGGVHGGFAATVLDTVTGCAIHTLLEAGVGYGTIDLNVKMCRPIPQNQPLKAVGKSINLSRNLGISEGQILDEEGRLYAHATATCMIIRTE, encoded by the coding sequence ATGAACCCAAAAGAAATGAGCGGTTTAGCATTACTGGAAGCGATGCGTGATGAAAAAATCCCGGCCCCAAGTATTAGCGAAACCATGTCGATGCAACCAGCAGTGATTAAAAGCGGACATGTAGAATTTAAGGTAAAAGCTGATCATCGACATTTAAATCCGCTTGGCGGCGTCCATGGTGGTTTTGCTGCAACCGTTTTGGATACCGTGACAGGCTGCGCGATTCATACTTTACTTGAAGCAGGTGTCGGTTATGGCACCATTGATCTGAATGTAAAGATGTGCCGCCCCATACCTCAGAATCAGCCACTGAAAGCCGTAGGAAAATCAATTAATCTCAGTAGAAATTTAGGTATTTCTGAAGGTCAGATTCTGGATGAAGAAGGTCGCCTGTATGCTCATGCCACTGCGACCTGTATGATTATTCGGACTGAATGA
- a CDS encoding MATE family efflux transporter: MSVYSLCFVTGIGVLQGMMQELAEANGRQDYADIQRIVKQSILIVLVISAVAMYLFNHATPLLHFLKADAALQALIVSCLWLLAWTIPAHLLLRILYILTQACGQAKRVFYANMIYLLLKVALAYVLIYGIEGYVTSYGVEGAFMAHLIVQWVLLFVYYFFFLERKLKIQWSGVFFHWQTLWKILKIGLPNAVVTFVDVFAISAIALLILPSGDIVVNAHQVMLGLLGLMFMLPMSMASAFGILVSTKIGAEQIDAAWQLSKRALMAVMLIAIVVMLTIWGLDSWIVGLFSNDAQVITLALASILLMCWMHIFDELLVISLAMLRCWRELSDRCLFLSVRCWSWA; encoded by the coding sequence TTGTCTGTTTATTCTTTGTGCTTTGTGACGGGTATTGGGGTGTTACAGGGCATGATGCAAGAGCTGGCAGAAGCCAATGGGCGTCAGGATTATGCGGATATACAGCGTATTGTGAAGCAAAGTATTTTGATTGTACTGGTGATTTCTGCTGTTGCGATGTACCTGTTTAATCATGCAACTCCTTTACTTCATTTTTTAAAGGCAGATGCGGCCTTACAGGCATTGATTGTGTCATGTCTGTGGCTGTTGGCTTGGACGATTCCAGCGCATTTATTGTTGCGCATTTTATATATTTTAACCCAAGCCTGTGGGCAGGCTAAGCGCGTGTTCTACGCCAATATGATCTATTTACTGCTCAAAGTGGCTTTGGCTTATGTCTTGATTTATGGCATTGAAGGTTATGTTACAAGCTATGGGGTTGAAGGTGCATTCATGGCACATTTGATTGTGCAGTGGGTACTGTTGTTTGTTTACTATTTTTTCTTCCTTGAGCGGAAGTTAAAGATCCAGTGGTCTGGTGTTTTCTTTCACTGGCAGACTTTGTGGAAAATTTTAAAAATTGGATTGCCCAATGCGGTGGTGACTTTTGTGGATGTATTTGCCATCAGCGCGATTGCTTTGCTGATCTTGCCTTCGGGTGACATTGTAGTGAATGCACATCAGGTGATGCTTGGTTTATTGGGCTTGATGTTTATGTTGCCGATGTCGATGGCATCCGCCTTCGGTATTTTGGTGTCGACTAAAATCGGTGCGGAGCAGATTGATGCTGCATGGCAACTCAGTAAACGGGCACTGATGGCTGTGATGCTAATAGCTATCGTTGTCATGTTGACTATTTGGGGTTTAGATAGTTGGATTGTAGGGTTATTTAGCAATGATGCGCAGGTGATTACATTAGCCTTGGCATCGATCTTGTTAATGTGTTGGATGCATATCTTTGATGAGCTACTGGTGATTAGTTTGGCAATGCTACGTTGCTGGCGAGAATTGTCAGACCGATGTTTATTTTTATCAGTACGGTGCTGGTCGTGGGCTTAG
- a CDS encoding pyridoxal phosphate-dependent aminotransferase translates to MDVRLSDRVNAIKPSPTLAVTNKAAELKAAGHNVIGLGAGEPDFDTPQHIKDAAIAAINNGFTKYTAVDGTPGLKKAIIAKFKRDNNLDYAANQILVSCGGKQSFFNLALALLNKGDEVIIPAPFWVSYPDMVIIAEGVPVIVKCGEEQRFKITPEQLEAAITDKTRLVVLNSPSNPTGMIYTKAELEALADVLRKYPEVFIASDDMYEPIRWDDEFYNIATVAPDLYDRTIVLNGVSKAYAMTGWRIGYAAGPAKLIGAMKKIQSQSTSNPTSISQVAAEAALNGPQDVLEPMIEAFKRRHDLVVKGLNDIHGISCLPADGAFYAYANIKPLIRAKGLKSCTEFSAWLLEETGVAVVPGDAFGLGGFMRISYATADEVLVDALARIKKAADSIEGVDAAIASIEAEKAAK, encoded by the coding sequence GTGGACGTACGTCTCTCTGATCGTGTGAATGCCATCAAACCGTCCCCTACGCTTGCTGTGACCAACAAAGCTGCTGAATTAAAAGCTGCAGGTCACAACGTGATTGGTTTGGGCGCAGGTGAACCAGATTTTGATACCCCTCAACACATCAAAGATGCAGCAATTGCAGCGATTAACAACGGTTTCACCAAATACACCGCTGTTGACGGTACGCCAGGTCTTAAAAAAGCCATTATTGCTAAATTCAAACGCGACAATAACCTAGACTATGCAGCAAACCAGATTCTGGTTTCTTGTGGTGGTAAGCAATCATTCTTTAACTTGGCTCTTGCTTTGTTAAACAAAGGTGATGAAGTCATCATCCCTGCACCATTCTGGGTAAGCTACCCGGACATGGTGATCATCGCTGAAGGTGTTCCTGTTATTGTGAAATGTGGTGAAGAACAACGTTTCAAAATCACCCCTGAACAATTAGAAGCTGCAATCACTGACAAAACACGTCTAGTAGTATTGAACAGCCCGTCTAACCCTACAGGTATGATCTACACTAAAGCTGAGCTTGAAGCGCTGGCTGACGTACTGCGTAAATACCCAGAAGTATTTATCGCATCTGATGATATGTACGAACCAATCCGTTGGGATGACGAGTTCTACAACATCGCAACAGTTGCACCAGACCTTTATGACCGTACTATCGTATTAAACGGTGTATCTAAAGCCTATGCAATGACTGGCTGGCGTATCGGCTACGCAGCGGGCCCTGCTAAACTTATTGGTGCAATGAAAAAGATCCAATCTCAGTCAACTTCAAACCCAACTTCAATTTCGCAAGTTGCTGCTGAAGCTGCCTTGAATGGTCCTCAAGATGTACTTGAGCCAATGATTGAAGCATTCAAACGTCGCCATGACCTAGTTGTGAAAGGCTTGAATGACATTCACGGTATTTCTTGCTTGCCTGCTGATGGCGCATTCTATGCATATGCCAACATCAAACCGTTGATTCGTGCCAAAGGTCTTAAATCTTGCACAGAATTCTCTGCATGGTTACTGGAAGAGACTGGCGTTGCAGTGGTTCCTGGCGATGCATTCGGTCTTGGCGGTTTTATGCGTATCTCTTACGCTACTGCTGACGAAGTACTGGTAGATGCCCTTGCTCGTATCAAGAAAGCTGCTGATTCTATCGAAGGCGTTGATGCTGCGATTGCTTCAATCGAAGCTGAAAAAGCTGCAAAATAA
- the map gene encoding type I methionyl aminopeptidase — protein sequence MNNTYQAPRRLIKTPDEIEKMRVAGRLAAEVLDMIKPHIVPGVTTLELDTICHDYIVNQQQAIPACLGYGAAPGRPAFQHTICTSVNHVVCHGIPSDSKKLKKGDILNIDVTVIKDGYHGDTNMMYIVGGETTILANRLCKVAQEAMYRGIETVKPGSTIGDIGHAIQQYVESERFGVVREYCGHGIGTTFHDEPQVLHYGQPDTGMVLEEGMTFTIEPMVNGGDWKTKLLGDKWTVVTKDHSLSAQYEHTILVTKTGAEILTARPDEDLSRFSA from the coding sequence ATGAACAACACTTATCAAGCTCCACGTCGACTCATCAAAACCCCTGACGAAATTGAAAAAATGCGTGTGGCAGGGCGACTGGCGGCAGAAGTTTTGGATATGATCAAACCGCATATTGTTCCGGGTGTCACCACTCTGGAACTTGATACGATTTGTCATGACTATATTGTCAATCAACAACAGGCGATTCCAGCATGCTTAGGCTATGGCGCTGCACCGGGTCGACCTGCCTTCCAACATACTATTTGCACTTCTGTGAACCATGTGGTGTGTCACGGCATTCCATCAGACAGTAAAAAATTGAAAAAAGGCGACATCCTGAACATTGATGTGACCGTGATTAAAGATGGCTACCATGGTGACACCAACATGATGTATATCGTGGGTGGTGAAACCACTATTCTTGCCAACCGTCTATGTAAGGTAGCGCAAGAAGCTATGTACCGGGGTATTGAAACTGTAAAACCGGGTTCAACTATTGGCGATATTGGTCATGCCATTCAGCAGTATGTTGAATCTGAGCGTTTTGGCGTGGTACGTGAATATTGTGGTCACGGTATTGGTACGACTTTCCATGACGAACCGCAAGTGCTGCATTATGGTCAACCAGATACTGGCATGGTGCTTGAAGAAGGCATGACCTTTACCATTGAGCCAATGGTCAATGGCGGCGACTGGAAAACCAAATTACTCGGTGATAAATGGACAGTGGTCACCAAAGATCATTCATTATCGGCACAATATGAACATACGATTCTGGTGACCAAAACCGGCGCGGAAATTTTAACAGCACGCCCGGACGAAGATTTGTCACGCTTTAGTGCGTAA
- the rpsB gene encoding 30S ribosomal protein S2, protein MADYNVSMRDLLQAGAHFGHQTRFWNPKMRDYIFGARNKIHIINLEHTVPALNDALNFANNLASKKNKVLFVGTKRAASAIIREQAQRAGQPYVDHRWLGGMLTNWKTLRQSINRLKDLQTQSQDGTFAKLTKREALERTREMEKLERGLGGVKNMGGLPDALFVIDVDHEAIAIKEAKNLGIPVIGIVDTNSNPDNVDYVIPGNDDAIRAVTLYASAMADAILAGKEYAQSQANAQAKAEEAPASEA, encoded by the coding sequence ATGGCAGATTACAACGTAAGCATGCGCGACCTTCTTCAAGCTGGCGCGCACTTTGGTCACCAAACTCGTTTCTGGAATCCAAAGATGCGTGATTACATCTTTGGTGCGCGTAACAAAATTCACATCATCAACCTTGAGCACACTGTTCCTGCGTTAAATGATGCTTTGAACTTTGCTAACAACTTGGCTAGCAAAAAGAACAAAGTTTTGTTCGTTGGTACTAAACGTGCAGCTTCTGCGATCATCCGTGAACAAGCTCAACGCGCTGGTCAACCATATGTAGATCACCGCTGGTTAGGTGGTATGTTGACGAACTGGAAAACACTTCGCCAATCTATCAACCGTTTAAAAGACCTTCAAACTCAATCTCAAGACGGTACTTTCGCTAAGCTGACTAAACGTGAAGCTCTAGAGCGTACTCGTGAGATGGAAAAACTTGAGCGTGGCTTAGGCGGCGTTAAAAACATGGGTGGTTTACCTGACGCATTATTCGTAATCGATGTTGATCACGAAGCGATTGCAATCAAAGAAGCTAAGAACCTTGGTATTCCTGTAATCGGTATCGTTGATACAAACTCTAACCCAGACAACGTAGACTACGTTATCCCGGGTAACGATGATGCGATCCGTGCAGTAACACTTTATGCTTCTGCTATGGCTGATGCGATTCTTGCTGGTAAAGAATATGCTCAATCACAAGCAAATGCACAAGCTAAAGCAGAAGAAGCTCCAGCTTCTGAGGCTTAA
- the tsf gene encoding translation elongation factor Ts, which translates to MTAVTASMVKELRDRTGLAMMECKKALTEAGGDVELAIDNLRKSGQAKAAKKAGNIAADGAITIAQDGNKALLLEVNCQTDFVAKDENFAGFSAKVAAAALAANVTDPAQIAELKLEDGATVEEARIALVQKIGENIQVRRAKIVEGENLAVYKHGLKIGVVVSYTGDEATGKGLAMHVAAFNPVAVNAEGVSAELIAKEKEIAEAKALESGKPANIVEKMVVGSVEKYLNEVVLERQMYVIDNDKKVADVLKATGTTVANFVRFEVGEGIEKKAEMSFAEEVAAAQAAAK; encoded by the coding sequence ATGACTGCAGTTACAGCAAGCATGGTTAAAGAATTGCGCGATCGTACTGGTCTTGCAATGATGGAATGTAAAAAAGCTTTGACAGAAGCGGGCGGCGACGTTGAACTAGCGATCGACAACCTACGTAAATCTGGTCAAGCTAAAGCTGCTAAAAAAGCAGGTAACATTGCTGCTGACGGCGCAATCACAATTGCTCAAGACGGCAACAAAGCACTTCTTCTAGAAGTTAACTGTCAAACTGACTTCGTTGCAAAAGACGAAAACTTTGCTGGTTTCTCTGCGAAAGTTGCTGCTGCTGCACTTGCTGCAAACGTAACTGATCCTGCTCAAATCGCTGAATTGAAACTAGAAGATGGTGCAACTGTTGAAGAAGCGCGTATCGCTCTTGTTCAAAAGATCGGTGAAAACATCCAAGTACGTCGTGCGAAAATTGTTGAAGGCGAAAACCTTGCAGTTTACAAACACGGTCTTAAAATCGGTGTTGTTGTTTCTTACACTGGTGATGAAGCTACAGGTAAAGGCTTGGCAATGCACGTTGCTGCGTTCAACCCAGTTGCTGTAAATGCTGAAGGCGTTTCTGCTGAGCTTATCGCGAAAGAGAAAGAAATTGCTGAAGCGAAAGCACTTGAATCTGGCAAGCCAGCAAATATCGTTGAGAAGATGGTTGTAGGTTCTGTTGAGAAATACTTGAATGAAGTTGTGCTTGAGCGTCAAATGTACGTAATCGACAACGACAAGAAAGTTGCGGACGTTCTTAAAGCAACTGGTACTACAGTTGCAAACTTCGTTCGTTTCGAAGTTGGT